A single Choristoneura fumiferana chromosome 9, NRCan_CFum_1, whole genome shotgun sequence DNA region contains:
- the LOC141431275 gene encoding armadillo repeat-containing protein 2 yields the protein MGERGARRGAGAGAPFYAPPRRKTSAEIISEARAAIYGDMSGASSGAGSGGALRPLRTRRPFTPREPQRTLFGERARRKDPRPPSAFDLKYLSLSETGDDVAATRIAAIADLDDELTQALFAEQHVRKKPMSQSRNFPRAGGEKSSEAWGGFPKLPHLSGKSKPLHRRNTTGQAAADGTKNDLDLAQSISVTRPLGGESGDDFLSSGYGIESNSKSLSPDSGMRRKQFATTKSQSYDATPGYALGNIAVKHLAVQLPNASHADDMDSMTVLELAETLAQRSRDVERTVQLMETLQNILEKTTPANSLRDLVLRSFYMHIDSEDERVLVAIARAMLTMRVTGSHLAAACKLVFKIARNDNNDHFFMDTNLLELLVEGCGRADPLAEGECCVYGAGALRFLALEPRLGARAARAGALHLAALHLKILNTAKAENPRGVSEQSTHALYQLTGALRNLAGGGERDRAFVTSGALAELLAALQHHTDRDVLTNVARCLSVLSAEAACCAWLCAAGAGAGALLRALAACAARAPLAVRLAYTLGNMAAADEQARLDIYDEEGGVDVLLTILESYTQRSDHDPKDPDDDPDIHLVGTDMGGSDGSNEDVLIKTVRVVANLCLAERAGRGLAAEHAERTMQALLACLELAERPAADGEPATGSRARREELATAALATLNNVTFYREPPAPPDALADTIDKLCKATCRWLGGGGGGGAACEAARALGNLSRSPRAAQLIVLEGALDALPAFLHHDEPSVRCAAAGVLVNVCGSGAEAAAAGATAARALSGAAAARDAPAAALLARALWNAHAHAQLAPALTRQAAAALACFIDDESVFAACEAPSGGERRASNPELKHHVKFDLDNNNYPNKALEGFTGRPLFVKAHSVDQELHLETGSEDEDGGCSGEDLGFEEGDMLVDGCDCGPCRRLAAWEELVGVAIPLLEKLRPPRADASVGTD from the exons atgggcgagagaggcgcgcggcgcggcgccggcgcgggcgcgccaTTCTACGCGCCGCCGCGACGCAAGACCTCAGCGGAGATCATCAGCGAAGCTCGTGCTGCCATCTATGGAG ACATGAGCGGTGCGTCAAGCGGCGCGGGCAGCGGCGGCGCGCTGCGGCCGCTGCGCACGCGGCGCCCCTTCACGCCGCGCGAGCCGCAGCGCACGCTGTTTGGGGAGCGCGCGCGCAGGAAAGACCCCCGCCCGCCCAGCGCTTTTGA CCTGAAGTACCTGAGTTTGAGCGAAACTGGCGACGATGTGGCGGCTACGCGCATCGCTGCCATCGCTGACCTCGACGACGAGCTCACACAAGCGCTCTTCGCTGAGCAGCATGTCAGGAAGAAACCTATG TCTCAGTCTCGTAATTTCCCGCGGGCGGGTGGAGAGAAGTCAAGCGAGGCCTGGGGTGGCTTCCCGAAGCTGCCGCACCTCAGCGGGAAGAGCAAGCCGCTTCACCGCCGGAACACCACCGGACAGGCAGCGGCCGACG gaACGAAGAACGACTTAGATTTAGCTCAATCCATTTCGGTAACACGTCCCCTTGGAGGTGAAAGCGGGGATGATTTTCTTTCTAGCGGTTACGGCATCGAGTCCAACAGTAAAT cTCTAAGTCCTGACTCCGGGATGAGACGTAAGCAGTTCGCAACGACAAAGTCTCAGTCGTACGATGCCACACCAGGCTATGCGCTCGGGAACATCGCCGTCAAGCACCTCGCCGTTCAGTTGCCTAACGCTTCACATGCCGATGATATGGACAG CATGACCGTGTTAGAGCTGGCTGAGACCCTCGCCCAGCGCAGTCGCGACGTGGAGCGCACGGTTCAGCTCATGGAGACCCTTCAGAACATCCTGGAAAAGACCACGCCGGCCAACAGCCTCCGGGACTTGGTGTTGCGTTCGTTCTACATGCACATTGACAGTGAAGATGAAAGGGTGCTGGTGGCTATAGCACGCGCCATGTTGAcg ATGAGGGTTACGGGATCCCATCTTGCTGCTGCTTGCAAGTTGGTGTTTAAAATAGCCAGGAACGACAACAACGATCATTTCTTCATGGATACCAATCTGTTAG AGCTGCTGGTGGAGGGGTGCGGGCGCGCGGACCCGCTGGCGGAGGGCGAGTGCTGCGTGTACGGCGCCGGCGCGCTGCGCTTCCTGGCGCTGGAGCCGCGGctcggcgcccgcgcagcccggGCCGGCGCGCTGCACCTCGCCGCGCTCCACCTCAAGATACTCAACACAGCG AAAGCCGAGAACCCCCGTGGCGTGTCGGAGCAGTCGACGCATGCGCTGTACCAGCTGACGGGGGCGCTTCGCAACCTGGcgggcggcggcgagcgcgACCGCGCGTTCGTCACGAGCGGCGCGCTCGCCGAGCTGCTCGCCGCGCTCCAGCATCACACCGACCGGGACGTGCTTACCAACGTCGCGCGATGTCTCAG CGTGCTGTCAGCGGAGGCAGCGTGCTGCGCGTGGCTgtgcgcggcgggcgcgggcgcgggcgcgctgTTACGCGCGCTGGCGGCCTgcgctgcgcgtgcgccgctCGCCGTGCGGCTGGCCTACACGCTCGGCAACATGGCCGCCGCCGACGAGCAGGCGCGCCTCGAC ATTTACGACGAGGAAGGCGGCGTGGACGTGTTACTGACCATCCTGGAGTCGTACACGCAGCGCAGCGACCACGATCCCAAAGACCCCGACGACGACCCTGACATACATTTAGTGG GAACAGATATGGGCGGCTCCGATGGATCGAATGAAGATGTCCTAAttaag ACGGTGCGAGTGGTAGCCAACCTCTGCCTGGCGGAGCGGGCGGGGCGCGGGCTGGCGGCCGAGCACGCCGAGCGGACCATGCAGGCGCTGCTGGCGTGCCTTGAGCTGGCCGAGCGGCCCGCTGCCGACGGC GAGCCTGCGACAGGCAGCCGGGCGCGGCGCGAGGAGCTGGCGACGGCGGCGCTCGCGACGCTCAACAACGTGACCTTCTACCGCgagccgcccgcgccgcccgatGCGCTCGCAGACACTATCGACAAGCTGTGCAAAG CGACTTGCCGCTGGCTGGGCggggggggcggcggcggcgcggcgtgtgaggcggcgcgcgcgctcggCAACCTGTCGCgctcgccgcgcgccgcgcagctCATCGTGCTCGAGGGCGCGCTTGACGCGCTGCCAGCATTCCTGCACCACG ACGAGCCCAGCGTCCGCTGCGCCGCCGCCGGCGTGCTGGTGAACGTGTGCGGGTCGGGcgcggaggcggcggcggcgggcgcgacGGCAGCGCGCGCGCTgtccggcgccgccgccgcccgcgatgcgcccgccgccgcgctgctggcgcgcgcGCTCTGgaacgcgcacgcgcacgcgcagctcGCGCCCGCGCTCACGCGCcaggccgccgccgcgctcgcttgtttcatag ATGACGAATCCGTGTTCGCTGCTTGCGAAGCACCTAGTGGCGGGGAACGACGTGCCAGCAATCCTGAGTTAAAACATCAT GTAAAATTCGACCTCGACAACAACAACTATCCAAACAAAGCCTTGGAAGGTTTCACGGGCCGGCCTCTCTTCGTCAAAGCGCACAGCGTGGACCAGGAACTGCATCTGGAGACAGGATCCGAAGACGAAGACGGAGGCTGCTCAGGGGAGGACCTGGGGTTTGAAGAGGGGGACATGCTGGTGGATGGCTGCGATTGCGGACCCTGCAGGCGACTGGCAGCCTGGGAGGAGCTGGTGGGAGTGGCGATTCCACTACTAGAAAAATTGAGACCACCACGAGCTGATGCTTCTGTTGGGACTGATTAG